The following DNA comes from Halalkaliarchaeum sp. AArc-CO.
AGCCTCAGACAGGTCGTCGCGTGGCTCATGGGTCACCTCCAGGGGTCGACCTGGAGCGAGGTACAGGCGACGCTTTTGGTGGTTCCGATCCTTTTCGTCGTTTTGCTCGCCTACTCCCGGGACCTGAACGTCCTCCTTCTGGGCGAGGAGGACGCCAAAGGGCTCGGGATCGAGGTCGAACGCACGAAACGGATCCTGCTTGCCGCCTCCAGCGTGATCACCGCCGCCGGGGTCGCCGTCGCGGGGGTCATCGGCTTCGTCGGACTGATCGTCCCGCACATGCTCCGGCTCGTCGTCGGCCCCGACCACCGCGTACTGTTGCCCGCCTCGGCGCTTGCGGGGGCGGCGTTCCTCGTCGTCGCCGACACCGTCGCACGGGCGGGCGCGACGGAGATCCCGGTCGGGATCGTCACCGCCGCGGTCGGCGCGCCCTTCTTCCTGTATCTGCTCCGCAAACGGGAGGTGCACGAACTGTGAGCCGCGGCGAGTTCGATCCGGATCGGCGGTTCGGAAACCCGACCGACCAACGGAACGCGAAGCAGAACACCGGACGGAACGGCGACAACAGCCACGCCAACGGCAACGGCGATCGCGATCTCCCGGTCGAACTCTCGAACGGGGAGACGGTGGCTGACGATCCTGCCGCCGCCGCGGCTTCCGAGCCCGTCGTCGACGCCCGGGGTATCGACGTGTCGCTCGGCGGGGTCCGGATCCTCGAAGACGTCGACGTCACCGTCGACCCCGGGACGCTAGTGGGTCTCGTCGGGCCCAACGGAGCAGGGAAGTCGACGCTACTTCGGGCGATGCGCGCGTTGCTCCCCATCGACGCCGGGCAGGTTCGGGTGGCTGGCGTTCCGGTCCACGACCGGCCAGCACGGGAAGTGAGCCGAACGGTTGCGACGGTTCCACAGACGACGACGCTGTCGTTTTCCTTTACGGTCCAGCAGACCGTGGAGATGGGGCGGACGCCGCACGTCTCCCGGTTCGGGACGCTCGGGCCGGACGACAGGGAGGCGATCCGAGCGGCGATGGAACGGACCGAGATCACCCAGTTCGCCGACCGGTCGATAACCGAAGTCTCGGGCGGCGAGCGCCAGCGGGTTTTGCTCGCCCGGGCGCTCGCCCAGGAGACGCCGGTGCTGTTTCTGGACGAACCGACGGCGAGTCTCGACGTGAACCACGCGGTTCGAACCCTGGAACTGGTGGACGAGCTCGTCGAGGAGGGAAAGACCGTCGTCGCCGCGATCCACGATCTCGACCTGGCGGCGCGATACTGCGACGAGCTGGTGTTGCTCTCGGACGGCCGCGTACAGGCGTCGGGCCCTCCCTCGGAAGTGCTCACCGCCGAGAGTCTGGAGGAAACGTTCGACGCGACGGCTGTCGTGACCGGTCAGCCGGCCGCGGACGCGCCGGGCGTAACGGCGTTTTCGCCGGCGGCGTGTACCGACCTCCGAACGGATTGTCGCGTCCACGTGCTCGGCAACGGGCGTCCGGCGGCGCTTGTCCTGGCTCGCCTCGCGGCCACGGACGCGACGATCTCTCTCGGCCCCGTCCACGAGGGTGACGACGCCGCCGTACTGGCCGAGGACGTGGGGGCAGACGCGGTGACGGTCCCGCCGTTTTCGGGGCTGTCCGACGCGACGTTCGATCGGGTTCGGGGGGTCGTCTCGTCGGCAGACTGTCTCGTCCGGGCCGGCGACGTGTCACACGCGGTCGAGAATCTCCTCGAGGAGTCCACTGGTCAACAACTCCCGCCGGTCGTCGACGCCCGGTCGCTGGAGCCGGACGCCGTAGCGTGTGCGATCGAAGCGCGTCTCGACGCGCGATCCGGTGAGTCCCGCGACGACGGGGCCGTCGATGAAGCCACCGGCGAGACGGTCGAACCGTAGCGCTTTCGCCGGTCGGCTGACTTCTCTCTGTATGTCCGTTCCGTGCGTGGCGGTCCCCCGGGAGCAGGGCGAGGCCGTCCGACAGGCGCTTTCGTCGGCCGGCGTGCTCGACGGCACCCACCGGATCGTCGTCGAGGAGGCGACCATCTACCTTCCGATCACCGACCCGGCGAGCGTTCCCGAGGAGTACGCCGACGCGGTGACCGAGCGGGAGCTCCCCGAACAGGAGCCACAGCGGACCCCGGCTGATCTCCTCGGCTACGACCCGACCTACGAACGACTCGGAGACATCGTCATCCTCGACGAGGACGACCCCGACCGGGCACGCGAGATCGCGAACGCGGTCGTCGACTCGGACATCCCTGTGCGGACCGTTTTGAACCGCGCCTCGAAGATCCGGGGCGAACTGCGGGTCCGGGACTGGGAGGTAATCGTCTCCCCGGAGGATATCGGGGCGTCGAACCCCTACAGCTCGCCGACGGAGACGGTCCACCGCGAGTACGGCTACGAGTTCCTGCTCGACGTCGACGAGGTGTACTTCTCGCCGCGGCTCGCGACGGAGCGACACCGCGTGCTCGAGACAGTGGGCCCCGACGAGCACGTCTTCGACATGTTCGCCGGCGTGGGGCCGTTCGCGATCCCGGCGGCCGACCGGGGGGCGGAGGTGGTGGCCTGTGATCTCAACGAGCGGGCGGTCGACTACCTCCGGGAGAACGCCCGCCGGAACGGCGTGAGCGATCGGATCACGGCGATCCACGGCGACGTTCGAGACGTCGCCACCGACTGGGAGGGGTGGGCCGAACGGATCTTTATGAACCTCCCGCACTCGGCCGGCGAATTCCTCGATACGGCGGTCGCTCTCGCGGGAGAGGAGTGTGTGCTCCACTACTACGACATTCAACACGAGGGCGATCCGTTCGGTCCCGGACGGCGGGCGATCCGCGAGGCGGCCGGCGAGGCGTACGAGGTTCGGGTCGAAACCGAACACGTCGTTCGGTCGTATGCGCCACACGAACTCAACGTCTGCCTGGACGTTCGTCTGGTCGAACGGTGACCTGTTGCCCGAATCCGGAACCCTTATTGCCGTCATCGAGATACGAACCAATGCACGCCGGAGTAGCTCAGCTGGCAGAGCGAATCCTTCGTAAGGATTAGGTCGAGGGTTCAAATCCCTCCTCCGGCTCTTCTGACGGAACGAAGTGGAGTCGAAGAGACGCGTGAGGGATTTGAATCAGGGAGTGCAGCGAGCGTAGCGAGCGAAACGACCGTGGTTCACACTCCCTCCTCCGGATTAATAAATCAGGTTCACTTTTTATTGACTATCTACCTGGGGAGGTGGTGCTGTCTTGAGCCATTTCACGGAAACTTTTGCTTCCACCAATGGCTCGTCGTGGCTGTTCCGTGCCCTGTCCTGTTGCCCTCACTACTGTTCCCGATATACGTCCGTGTCCCGACAGAGGTACCAAATACGGCGAGTTGATCGCCTCCCACGAGTGGGACGACGGAGACGGATCGACCACCCCGCGTGCGACGGTGATCCAACAGCAGGTGACCGTTCGCTGGGACGCCGAGCCCACGCTCGAATTCCAGATCCACATCGAGTACAGTAACCAGCTCTCACCGTTCGCAAGCTACGCAAAGCGCGTCCGACGGGTTCCGGGTTCGATGCAGTACGAGCCGGCTCACAATCGCTCGAGAAATGCCTGCATTTCCGGGTGGGCGTCGATCCGTTCGTCGTCCGGATCCTTGTTCAAGAAACAAACAGGAAACCCCGCCGCTTGCGGCGGGAAGGGACGCGACATGGTGAAAACCAACCGGAGAAGGTGACTAGTTACACCTCGACGATCGTGAGAACACAACTTGCCGTGGACTACTTGACGAACTGATCGAGATGCCACTAGGATTGTTGCTCCTCTCCGGGACCGAGGTCCTGCACAACCTCTTGGCAGCCCTCCGTCACGGGACAAACCATCTCTCGGGAAAACTGATCGCTGTCCCCTCCGGCAGCTAGGTAGAGGTACTCTTCGTCGGTAAAGACGCCGAACTGGCCGTTCACATTTTGGCTGAGTAAATACTCCACAGCGAGCCCGATAATCTCGCCGTACACGCCTCCAAGTGAGCGACCTGCCGCGTTCGAAAGCAACGAGGCGCCCCGACGCAAATTGTACTCGGAGAGCTCGTGGAGAGCGCCACCGAGTTCGAGAAGACCGGTCACGGTCCGGTCGTCCAGCGGAAAATCCGCCGTTCGATCGACCTTCACGTGCTGGCGGACGACCGTCGTCGCTATTGCGGCAACGAACGTGGAGTGATAGTTGTCCACCACGACGTCAGCGTCGTCCGGACCCGTGACGTCTCGATGGGCTTGGCGGAACTCGGGACCTGGGACGAATCCCAATGAATCCGATCGGACGTATACCCAGGACAGTGCCAGGTACTCGATCTCGCGGGGTAACTGGTCCTGTAACACACCGGCAACGAGAAGTTCCAGGACGACGTCGGTGTTACCTTCTGCCAGGTATCGAAGGATCAGCGCGATCAGTGTCGTACGGAGGTCATAGGGAGCAGGGTCCGAAGAAAAAGCCGGATGGGGGATCCCGAAGTTTCGATAATAGAAGACGTTGTGAGTGAGAGCGTAAGCGTCCTGGTCGATAGAGTTGACGACGTCGAACTGTCGGTTTAGACAGCTTGTGGCGATGACGGCGTCCGGGTTCAGCCTGTCAGTCTCGTATCCGTACGCGCAACAGAAAAACCACAGTTCCAGCAGCCGAAACGGTGGTAACTCGACGCTCCAGACTGCCGGTTGCTCCAGAACTCGCTCCGGAACCGTTTTCGCGTCCGCGTCCAGGACTCCGGTCTCATTGGCGTAAAGGAAAGCAGCGTAATAAAGGAGGAACTCCCTCGGATGGCGAATCGGAAGCCGGTAATATCGTGGGTCGTTGATTCGCTTGACGACCCTGTCGGCGTAGTTGACGTCACCGCCGCGATGTCCATCTCGCACGTAGAGGTACAGACAGAGTTCCGAGAACGCTTTTCGTCGGAAATGCCTGTCGTCTTCGTCGTCCCAGGCGAGCGGATCGAACCGGTTGACATGGTTGGCGATCCATCGGTCCGCCAGAGTGTCGATCTCGGAAACCACATCAAAAAATTCTTCGGGAGACGTCGGATAGGTCACCTTCAACCGCTTCCCTGCCTTCACCTGCCTCATTGTTCCAGTGTGAGCCTACTTTTTTTCACACGAATTACAGACGACGTAACAGCCACTGACGACACAGTAGTTTCCCGAATCCATCGGCTCAAAGTTTCCTTCTTGGGTCGCCTTCAACAGGTCCTCCAGCGTCAGATCCTGTTCTTGAAGTAGTTCCCTGATCTCCGCCACTGCATCAGGGATTGCTTCCATCTCCCTCGCTGGCGGGTCACGCTCCAATCGTGTCGACGGGTCTTCCGATGTCATCGCGTTTGATGTCGTGCGAGGTCTGTATATAGGTAACTAGTGACATTCGTGCAACGCATGAAATTTGTGCAACGGGTGACGAACGTTCCTCAAGATGAATATCGTTCAGTCAGCGATCCTCAGGTTCGGAATCAAGCGTAGCGACAGTTCGCTTCTAACGTCTGCTCGACTTAGCTTGCATAATTTTGAGCGTTAGAAATCACTGGGTGAGCATCCAATAGATGAAATCTCTATGTCTTGCATACAACTACTATTGCACTTCGACATATCTGGAGTCTGATGATCGATGTCGCCGTTACATCGCTCACGGCCACTGACCAGTGAGTGCTGAATATGTGCCTTACATCCTGCACCTCCCTCTCATATAGAAGATGCTAGTAATCGCCAGCCCGGGCCAGCGTTGCGAACCGCCGGGCGGATCGTGGAACGACCTCGAGGGACGGCCGGATGGTCCCTTAGGCCTGCCCTCGAGCGCTGCGGTACGCCTTCCGGAGCGAGACGACGTCCTCGACCGGACAAGTCTCCTGGAACGCCTGCTCGATGTCTCGACGGCGCTGTTCGAGATCCTCATCGCGCTCGATCGAACGGTGCCTGGCGACCGTGCGGCGAGCTGGCGCCGCACGGTGGTGACACTCTCGGCATCGGGTTGCTCGAGACCGACGAAGTGGAGTCGAAGAGACGCGTGAGGGATTTGAATCAGGGAGTGCAGCGAG
Coding sequences within:
- a CDS encoding ATP-binding cassette domain-containing protein; this translates as MSRGEFDPDRRFGNPTDQRNAKQNTGRNGDNSHANGNGDRDLPVELSNGETVADDPAAAAASEPVVDARGIDVSLGGVRILEDVDVTVDPGTLVGLVGPNGAGKSTLLRAMRALLPIDAGQVRVAGVPVHDRPAREVSRTVATVPQTTTLSFSFTVQQTVEMGRTPHVSRFGTLGPDDREAIRAAMERTEITQFADRSITEVSGGERQRVLLARALAQETPVLFLDEPTASLDVNHAVRTLELVDELVEEGKTVVAAIHDLDLAARYCDELVLLSDGRVQASGPPSEVLTAESLEETFDATAVVTGQPAADAPGVTAFSPAACTDLRTDCRVHVLGNGRPAALVLARLAATDATISLGPVHEGDDAAVLAEDVGADAVTVPPFSGLSDATFDRVRGVVSSADCLVRAGDVSHAVENLLEESTGQQLPPVVDARSLEPDAVACAIEARLDARSGESRDDGAVDEATGETVEP
- a CDS encoding class I SAM-dependent methyltransferase family protein, with product MSVPCVAVPREQGEAVRQALSSAGVLDGTHRIVVEEATIYLPITDPASVPEEYADAVTERELPEQEPQRTPADLLGYDPTYERLGDIVILDEDDPDRAREIANAVVDSDIPVRTVLNRASKIRGELRVRDWEVIVSPEDIGASNPYSSPTETVHREYGYEFLLDVDEVYFSPRLATERHRVLETVGPDEHVFDMFAGVGPFAIPAADRGAEVVACDLNERAVDYLRENARRNGVSDRITAIHGDVRDVATDWEGWAERIFMNLPHSAGEFLDTAVALAGEECVLHYYDIQHEGDPFGPGRRAIREAAGEAYEVRVETEHVVRSYAPHELNVCLDVRLVER